Sequence from the Enhydrobacter sp. genome:
GCGGCGGCCCAGAAGGACTTGGCTGTGGCGAAGGATCTGCGGCGGGCGCAGGCCTACTACGCCGGGCGATAACCACAGTCTCAACGCAAATTTGGGCGACTGTCCCCCGCGCGGCCATTGAAAGCCGCGCTCGGGCTCGCTTTATTACAGGCACGCGACGGCCCCAAGGGTACGCACCATGGCGAACTGGACACTCGAGACGATCGCCTGGGATCGCTTCGATGCGTCGAAAGTGGATCCCGAGATTCTGCGCAACATCAAGGCGGCGGCCATGGTGGAACGCAACGGCGGCGACTACGGCATCTATCTCGGCCGGGTGTTTGCCGACGATCCCGAGTTCGTGCAATCGGTCGACCGCTGGGTGACCGAAGAGGTTCAGCACGGCCTCGCCCTCGGACGCTGGGCGCAACTCGCCGACCCGGGCTGGGATTTCGACGCGGCGTTCGCGCGCTTTCGTGCCGGCTACCAGCTTCCGCTCGATGCCCAAAGTTCCGTTCGCGGCAGCCAGGCCGGGGAGATGATGGCCCGCTGCATCGTCGAGACGGGCACAAGCTCCTATTACAGTGCGCTCAAGGACGCGACCGAGGAGCCGGTCCTCAAGCAGATCTGCGCCAAGATAGCGGCCGATGAGTTCCGCCACTACAAGCTCTTCTACGATCACATGCGCCGCTGCCTGGCGCGCGACCGGCTGAGCCGGTGGCAGCGCCTCAGGATCGGCTGGTCGAGGCTCGCCGAGAGCGAAGACGACGAGTTGGCCTATGCCTACTTTGCCGCCAACGAACCGGAAGGCGCGATCTACGATCGGCGCAGCAGCGGCAATTCCTATGCCCGCCGCGCCTATGCGATCTATAGCGAGCCCCATGTCCAGCGCGCCATGGCCATGGTGCTGAAGGCGGTAGGGCTGGAGCCGCAGGGCCGGCTCAATGCCTGGATGACACGGCTTGGGCTGTGGTTCCTGCGTCGTCGCGCCGCCCGGCTCGCCCTCACCGCCGCCTAGATGTGAGCTTTCAGTAGGTCGAACCCGACATCTTGGACCTGCCTCGGGTCGTGCGCGCATGGTCGACGGCCCAGGTTAGGTCGGCGAGGTAGTCGCCGACCATGCTCTCGTGGCTCGGGTTGAGATGCATGTGGATGCCCGGCGGCTCGACCTGTCGTCCGATCAGCCAGCCGCGCGTGCCCATTGCGTCCGACACGGCACCGACATCGAGCGCAGGATCCGCCGACCGCGTGACGAAGATCGAGAGCTCGTTCGGCTCCAGGACGGCGAGGCCTGGAATGCGGCCGATGCCGCCGACCAGCGCCTTCTTGTTGTCCATGATCAGGCGGGCGCAGCGCAGGTAGCCTTCGTCGCCGAGATGATGCAGCACCGCCCAGGCCGAGGCGACCGCGCCGCCGGGCCGTGTGCCCTGCATCGTGTAGGCGACATAGGGGCCGCGTTCCCATTCGTTGAAGTCGAAGAGCTGGTGCTTCTCCTTCAGCTCTTTCGAGCGCAGCATCATCAGCGATGCACCCTTGGCGGCCATGCCGTGCTTGTGCAGGTCGGCCGAGATGCTGGTCACGCCGGGAACCGAAAAGTCCCAGTCGGGCACGGCGTGGCCCAGCCGTTTCACATAGGGCGAGAGGAAGCCGCCGACGCAGGCATCGACATGCAGCCACAGACCGCGCGATTCGGCGAGCGCGCCGAGCTCGCGGATCGGGTCGAAGACGCCGTAGGGGTAGCACGGCGCCGATCCGACCAGGCCGATCGTGTTGCCGTCTATCCTGCCGGTCATGGCGCCGACATCGGCCTTGAAGTCGTTGCGCGCGGTCGGCACGCGACGTACTTCGATGCCGAGTGCATGTCCCGCGCGGTTGAAGGCCGGATGCGCGGTGCGGGGCACCACGAGATTCGGCGTGTCGATGCCCTTGGTCGCACGCGCCCAATCGCGCGCCGCCTGTATTGCGAGAAAGATGCTCTCCGAGCCGCCCGACGTGAACGTGCCGGCGGCGCCTTCCGGAGCCTGCATCAGCGACAGGCCGAAATCGACGACCTCGCCCTCGAGCCTGGCGAGGGAAGGAAAGGCCCGTTTGCCGAGGTTGTTCTCGGTCCAGAACATCTGGTAGGCGCGCTTCTGGACGTCCGCCAGCTCGTCGTCGAGATAGTAGTAGTAGACGGCCATCCGACCGTCGCGCCAGGAAAAGTCGCCCTTCTTCGCCTCCTCGAGGCGCGCTTCGATCTCGCTCCAGGCGAGGCCCTTGTCGGGCAGGTTCATCGTTCCTCCCTACGCCACCAGATCGGCGAACTCCTTCAGCATCGCATCATAGACCGCGCGCTTGAACGGTACGATCAGCTCGATGGCTTCGTGCGACGTTGCCCATCGCCAGGTATCGAACTCGCGGTCGTGCGCCTCGATATCGATGTCTGAATCGCGACCGGTGAAGGCGAGCGCGAACCACTTCTGGGCCTGGCCGCGCCAGCGGCCGCCCCAGTGACGGGGCTGCATCTGCGGGGGCACGTCGTAGGTGATCCAACGTCGTGTCTCGCGCAGCAGCAGGGCCTTCGTCGTGCCCACTTCTTCGAGCAACTCGCGGCAGGCGGCCTCGATCGGGCTTTCTCCCTTGTCGACGCCGCCTTGTGGCATCTGCCAGCCATCCGCGACGCCAACGCGCCGTCCGACGAAGATCCGTCGGTCGGCCGCGATCAGCATCAACCCGACGTTGGGCCGATAGCCCTTCGGTACGGGATCGAAGCTCAGTTGGCGCGGCTCGAATAGAGCGAGATGCCGCGGATCAGATCGAGCGCGCGCAGGAGCTGGTAGTCCGCCACCGATTCCTTCGGCGGCTCATCCGGATCGCCGGCCTGCGGAGCCTGCTGGCTGGCACCAGGCGGGCCATCCTTCTTCTCACCCGGCTTGTTCTCGGTCGGCTTGTTCTCGGTTGCCGGCGGCTTCTCGTTCGGATTGGTGATCGACCGGCGCAAATTCTCCTCACGGAAATTCATGCGCTGCTGGATCGTCTCGAGTTTCGCCTGCTCGACCTCGATGTCGGGTTTGATTCCCTCCTTCTGGATCGAGCGGCCGGACGGTGTGAAATAGAGCGCGGTGGTCAGCCGGATCGCACCACCTCCCGTGACCTGCATGATCGTCTGCACCGAGCCCTTGCCGAACGAACGGGTCCCCAGGACGATGGCGCGGCGGTGGTCTTGCAGGGCGCCGGCGACGATCTCGGACGCCGAGGCCGAGCCACCGTTGATCAGCACCACGATCGGCAGACCATTGGTCACGTCGCCTGGCTTGGCGTTCCAGCGCTGCACGTCTTCGCTCTTGCGCGCCTTCACCGAAACGATCTCGCCCTTGTCGAGGAAGGCGTCGGACATGGCGATCGACTGATCGAGCAGTCCGCCCGGATTGTTGCGCAGGTCGAGGACGAAGCCCTTCAGCTTGTTGCCGGCTTCCTTCTTGATCTTCTCCACGGCGTCGAGCACGCCCGACGTGCTCTGCTCGGTGAAGGAGGTGACGCGGATGTAACCGACGTCGCCCTCGAGGCGGAAGCGGACCGAGCGGACCTTGATCGTCTCGCGGGTGATGGTGACGTCGAACGGCTCCTTCTGGGATGCACGGCGGACCGAAATCTTGATCGGCGTGCCGACCTTGCCGCGCATCTTCTCGACGGCCTCCTGCAGGGTCAGGCCCTGCACCGGCTGTCCGTCGAGCGCGAAGATCAGATCGCCTGACTGGATGCCGGCCTTGGCGGCCGGAGTGTCGTCGATCGGCGAGACCACCTTGATGAGGCCGTTCTCCATCGTGACTTCGATGCCGAGGCCGCCGAACTCGCCCTTGGTCTGGACCTGCATGTCCCGGTACGTCTTCGGGTTCATGTAGCTCGAGTGCGGATCGAGCGATGTCAGCATGCCGTTGATGGCGTTCTCCATCAGCGTCTTCTCGTCGACTGGTTCGACATAGTCGCGCCGGATGCGCTCCAGGACGTCACCGAACAGATTGAGCTGATTGTAGAGCTCGCTCTTGTCGCCAGCCGCCTTGGCGTCCTTGCCCCTGTCCTTGTCCTGCGCGACGGCAGGCATGGCCAGGAATGCCACGAGGGCGACGGTCGAAAGGAGGCGCTGACAAATCATGGGAAGGCCTTTGCGGAAAGCCGCCGGGCCGCGACTGGGGCCGGCAACAGGGTGTCGGAACGAGAATACTAGGGCGTATTTGGCGGGATCAAGGCAGTGCCGGCTCACGCGCTCTCACATTTCATGCCGAAGCCGCCGCGGCCACCCTGGGAACTGCAAGAATTGGCGGCCTTTGCGCCTGCGACAGCAGCGAATGCCCCGTCATTTCAGGAGGCTGGGGCACGCCGATCAGGGCCAGCAGGGTGGGCGCCACGTCCGCGAGCTTGCCATCGCCCAGCGACCGT
This genomic interval carries:
- a CDS encoding RNA pyrophosphohydrolase, translating into MLIAADRRIFVGRRVGVADGWQMPQGGVDKGESPIEAACRELLEEVGTTKALLLRETRRWITYDVPPQMQPRHWGGRWRGQAQKWFALAFTGRDSDIDIEAHDREFDTWRWATSHEAIELIVPFKRAVYDAMLKEFADLVA
- a CDS encoding S41 family peptidase — its product is MICQRLLSTVALVAFLAMPAVAQDKDRGKDAKAAGDKSELYNQLNLFGDVLERIRRDYVEPVDEKTLMENAINGMLTSLDPHSSYMNPKTYRDMQVQTKGEFGGLGIEVTMENGLIKVVSPIDDTPAAKAGIQSGDLIFALDGQPVQGLTLQEAVEKMRGKVGTPIKISVRRASQKEPFDVTITRETIKVRSVRFRLEGDVGYIRVTSFTEQSTSGVLDAVEKIKKEAGNKLKGFVLDLRNNPGGLLDQSIAMSDAFLDKGEIVSVKARKSEDVQRWNAKPGDVTNGLPIVVLINGGSASASEIVAGALQDHRRAIVLGTRSFGKGSVQTIMQVTGGGAIRLTTALYFTPSGRSIQKEGIKPDIEVEQAKLETIQQRMNFREENLRRSITNPNEKPPATENKPTENKPGEKKDGPPGASQQAPQAGDPDEPPKESVADYQLLRALDLIRGISLYSSRAN
- a CDS encoding aspartate aminotransferase family protein, whose protein sequence is MNLPDKGLAWSEIEARLEEAKKGDFSWRDGRMAVYYYYLDDELADVQKRAYQMFWTENNLGKRAFPSLARLEGEVVDFGLSLMQAPEGAAGTFTSGGSESIFLAIQAARDWARATKGIDTPNLVVPRTAHPAFNRAGHALGIEVRRVPTARNDFKADVGAMTGRIDGNTIGLVGSAPCYPYGVFDPIRELGALAESRGLWLHVDACVGGFLSPYVKRLGHAVPDWDFSVPGVTSISADLHKHGMAAKGASLMMLRSKELKEKHQLFDFNEWERGPYVAYTMQGTRPGGAVASAWAVLHHLGDEGYLRCARLIMDNKKALVGGIGRIPGLAVLEPNELSIFVTRSADPALDVGAVSDAMGTRGWLIGRQVEPPGIHMHLNPSHESMVGDYLADLTWAVDHARTTRGRSKMSGSTY
- a CDS encoding ferritin-like domain-containing protein; translated protein: MANWTLETIAWDRFDASKVDPEILRNIKAAAMVERNGGDYGIYLGRVFADDPEFVQSVDRWVTEEVQHGLALGRWAQLADPGWDFDAAFARFRAGYQLPLDAQSSVRGSQAGEMMARCIVETGTSSYYSALKDATEEPVLKQICAKIAADEFRHYKLFYDHMRRCLARDRLSRWQRLRIGWSRLAESEDDELAYAYFAANEPEGAIYDRRSSGNSYARRAYAIYSEPHVQRAMAMVLKAVGLEPQGRLNAWMTRLGLWFLRRRAARLALTAA